From Equus asinus isolate D_3611 breed Donkey unplaced genomic scaffold, EquAss-T2T_v2 contig_800, whole genome shotgun sequence, one genomic window encodes:
- the LOC139044307 gene encoding olfactory receptor 5A1-like: MTLTMSMERNRNETSVSTFVLLGLSDEKEVQRVLFPVFLGIYLMTLIWNLGLIIVIRMNSHLHTPMYFFLSFLSFLDICYSSSNSPRMLSDFLKDEKNISFIACATQYFIGCWMGQAECCILATMAYDRFVGIGRPLQYSSIMAPGLCHKLIAGAYGSGFLGSLVQTVSCFRLYYCGPNIIPNFYCDVTQIISLSCSDSHISQMILSLESIFVGFGSFLVIILSHAIIVASILKLSSIKGSAKAFNTCASHLVVVTIFYSTSLFMYLHPNSSHSKKQNKVLSVFYVILIPMLNPVIYSFRNKEIKEALKRMTKRVTHLFP; the protein is encoded by the coding sequence ATGACACTAACCATGTCCATGGAAAGGAATAGAAATGAGACTTCTGTGTCCACGTTTGTCCTCCTGGGACTTTCAGATGAAAAAGAGGTGCAGCGTGTACTATTCCCAGTCTTTCTAGGGATCTACCTTATGACTCTAATCTGGAACCTGGGTCTTATCATCGTAATCAGGATGAACTCCCACCTGCACACgcctatgtacttttttctcagtttcctatcATTTTTAGACATCTGTTATTCTTCTTCAAATAGCCCAAGAATGCTTTCAGActtcttaaaagatgaaaaaaacattTCCTTCATTGCCTGTGCCACCCAGTATTTTATTGGGTGCTGGATGGGTCAGGCTGAATGCTGCATCTTGGCCACCATGGCCTATGACAGATTTGTTGGTATCggtaggcctctgcagtactcGAGCATCatggctcctggcctctgtcatAAGTTGATTGCTGGGGCCTATGGGAGTGGTTTCCTTGGTAGCTTAGTTCAAACAGTTTCTTGCTTTCGTCTCTACTACTGTGGGCCCAACATCATTCCAAATTTCTACTGTGATGTAACCCagattatttctttgtcttgttctgaTTCCCACATCAGCCAAATGATTCTGTCTCTCGAATCTATTTTTGTTGGGTTTGGTTCCTTCTTGGTAATCATCTTATCTCATGCAATCATTGTAGCTTCCATCCTGAAACTATCTTCCATCAAAGGTAGTGCCAAGGCCTTCAatacctgtgcctcccacctaGTAGTTGTGACAATCTTCTATAGCACAAGCCTCTTTATGTACCTGCATCCTAACTCTAGCCACTCCAAGAAGCAAAACaaggtgctgtcagtgttctatGTTATCCTAATCCCCATGTTAAACCCTGTTATCTATAGTTTCAGGAACAAGGAGATCAAAGAGGCCCTCAAGAGGATGACAAAGAGAGTAAcacatttatttccataa